In one window of Oncorhynchus gorbuscha isolate QuinsamMale2020 ecotype Even-year linkage group LG23, OgorEven_v1.0, whole genome shotgun sequence DNA:
- the LOC124010856 gene encoding choline transporter-like protein 1 isoform X1 produces MEQRRPTSGSQQGRPRKKVDNPYLGTDYSMQISPGYRMRRTKREWKPLEDRSCTDLPWFLLFTVFCVGMGSIFGFTIATGGAARLVFGYDSYGNTCGQRNEQIEGVRLSGLDQTDKKYVFFLDPCNIDIVQRKIKSMALCVSVCPDEELKTYQDLKRFAVHNGSELCSYELAGHKYPSLPERFDKCPKLPVPPSKSLPVFNRCTPVDISCYAKFAEAVVTFVSDNSVLHRLIAGVMASKVIIVGLCLLALVLSMILMVIIRYISAVLVWIFTATVVLGSLAGTSILWWMYIDYRLTVNKTLSKETEDAKEEAEMSRDNAQVLLVYAIAATVFTVILLLLMLFMRKRVALTIALFHVAGKVFIHLPLLTLQPFCTFLALLLFWFYWSLVLLFLGTTGNPVQNEETGLTEFRLTGPLQYMTWYHAVGLIWISEFILACQQMTVAGAVVTYYFTRDKNKLPVTPILSSSLRLMRYHLGTVAKGSFIITLVKIPRLFLMYVHNQLKGKENACARCMLKTCICCLWCLEKCLNYLNQNAYAATAINSTSFCTSARDAFVILVENALRVAAINAVGDFVLFLGKILIVTSTAFAGVLLLNYQRDYAEWVLPLIIVCLFAFLVAHCFLSMFEIVVDVLFLCFAIDTKYNDGTPGREFYMDKALMEFVENSRKLERVAERGRSRPTEVVSVEGAEMKPMVSESGGGSDLGGETEAVGWGLDGGGGEWEELQEFHVYYLLAGVLVDWALGEQSTVVPLILCLTEDMVLFFFVYLPTSTLFLFATLLQKPSPAVVPQPQPKPTKPSSSHAS; encoded by the exons ATGGAACAGAGAAGACCAACAAGCGGGTCTCAGCAAGGGAGACCCAGGAAAAAGGTGGATAACCCGTATTTGGGGACAGACTACAGCATGCAGATAAGTCCTGGATACCGTATGAGA aggacaaagagagaaTGGAAACCCTTGGAGGATCGAAGTTGCACGGATTTGCCGTGGTTCCTTTTATTTACTGTTTTCTGTGTCGGAATG GGGAGTATCTTTGGGTTCACCATTGCCACAGGGGGCGCAGCCCGCCTGGTCTTCGGATATGACAGCTACGGGAACACCTGCGGCCAGCGCAATGAGCAGATTGAAGGGGTCAGACTGAGTGGACTGGATCAGACGGACAAAAA ATACGTGTTCTTCCTGGACCCGTGTAACATTGACATAGTGCAGAGGAAGATCAAGTCCatggccctgtgtgtgtctgtgtgccctgATGAAGAGCTGAAGACGTACCAGGACCTCAAGCGGTTTGCCGTGCACAACG gGTCGGAGCTGTGCTCCTACGAGCTAGCCGGCCACAAATATCCCAGCCTTCCAGAGAGGTTTGACAAATGTCCCAAACTTCCAGTTCCACCAAG CAAATCTCTCCCGGTGTTTAACCGCTGCACGCCGGTGGACATCTCCTGCTATGCCAAGTTTGCTGAGGCTGTGGTGACGTTTGTGAGTGACAACAGCGTGCTGCACAGGCTGATCGCTGGTGTGATGGCCAGCAAGGTGATCATCGTGGGCCTCTGCCTGCTGGCACTAG TGCTCTCCATGATCCTGATGGTGATCATCCGCTACATCTCTGCTGTGCTGGTCTGGATCTTCACTGCCACGGTAGTCCTGGGGTCTCTGG CGGGCACAAGCATCCTGTGGTGGATGTACATAGACTACCGGTTAACTGTCAACAAGACCCTATCTAAAGAGACTGAAGATGCTAAGGAGGAAGCTGAGATGTCCAGGGACAATGCCCAGGTGCTGCTGGTGTATGCCATCGCTGCCACCGTATTCACA GTGATCCTTCTCCTGCTGATGCTGTTCATGAGGAAGCGTGTGGCGCTGACCATCGCCCTGTTCCACGTGGCTGGCAAGGTGTTCATCCACCTGCCGCTGCTCACCCTGCAGCCCTTCTGCACCTTCCTGGCCCTGCTCCTCTTCTGGTTCTACTGGAGTCTGGTGCTGCTCTTCCTCGGGACCACCG GGAATCCGGTCCAGAACGAGGAGACTGGTCTGACAGAGTTCCGGCTGACTGGGCCTCTGCAGTACATGACGTGGTACCACGCTGTGGGCCTCATCTGGATCAGTGAGTTCATCCTGGCCTGCCAGCAGATGACTGTAGCTGGGGCTGTGGTCACGTACTACTTCACAAG GGACAAGAACAAGCTGCCGGTGACGCCCATCCTGTCGTCATCGTTGAGGCTGATGAGGTACCACCTGGGCACTGTGGCCAAGGGCTCCTTCATTATCACCCTGGTCAAGATCCCACGCCTCTTCCTCATGTACGTCCACAACCAGCTCAAGGGCAAG gaaAATGCATGTGCTCGCTGCATGTTGAAGACCTGTATCTGCTGCCTATGGTGTTTGGAGAAGTGCCTCAACTATTTGAATCAG AATGCGTACGCGGCGACAGCCATCAACAGTACCAGTTTCTGTACGTCGGCGCGCGATGCCTTTGTGATCCTGGTGGAGAACGCTCTAAGGGTTGCGGCCATCAACGCTGTTGGAGACTTTGTCCTTTTCCTTGGCAAG ATCCTGATCGTGACGTCAACAGCGTTCGCCGGTGTACTGCTGCTTAACTACCAGCGGGACTATGCAGAGTGGGTCCTTCCCCTCATCATCGTCTGCCTCTTTGCCTTCCTGGTGGCCCACTGCTTCCTGTCCATGTTCGAGATTGTGGTGGACGTGCTCTTCCTCTGCTTCGCCATCGACACCAAATACAATGACGGCACACCGGGCAGAGAGTTCTACATGGACAAAGCCCTGATG GAGTTTGTGGAAAACAGCAGGAAGCTGGAGCGGGTGGCGGAGCGAGGGCGGAGCCGGCCCACTGAGGTGGTGTCGGTGGAGGGGGCGGAGATGAAGCCCATGGTGAGTGAGAGCGGAGGGGGCAGCGACTTGGGCGGAGAAACTGAGGCGGTGGGCTGGGGCTTGGATGGAGGcgggggagagtgggaggagcTGCAGGAGTTCCATGTGTATTACCTCCTAGCAGGGGTGCTGGTGGACTGGGCCCTGGGGGAGCAAAGTACCGTGGTCCCCTTGATCCTCTGCCTGACTGAGGACATGGTCCTCTTCTTCTTCGTCTACCTGCCCACCTCCACACTCTTCCTCTTCGCCACGCTGCTCCAGAAACCCTCCCCCGCTGTCGTGCCTCAGCCACAACCGAAGCCAACTAAACCGTCTTCTTCTCATGCTAGCTAA
- the LOC124010856 gene encoding choline transporter-like protein 1 isoform X3, protein MEQRRPTSGSQQGRPRKKVDNPYLGTDYSMQISPGYRMRRTKREWKPLEDRSCTDLPWFLLFTVFCVGMGSIFGFTIATGGAARLVFGYDSYGNTCGQRNEQIEGVRLSGLDQTDKKYVFFLDPCNIDIVQRKIKSMALCVSVCPDEELKTYQDLKRFAVHNGSELCSYELAGHKYPSLPERFDKCPKLPVPPSKSLPVFNRCTPVDISCYAKFAEAVVTFVSDNSVLHRLIAGVMASKVIIVGLCLLALVLSMILMVIIRYISAVLVWIFTATVVLGSLAGTSILWWMYIDYRLTVNKTLSKETEDAKEEAEMSRDNAQVLLVYAIAATVFTVILLLLMLFMRKRVALTIALFHVAGKVFIHLPLLTLQPFCTFLALLLFWFYWSLVLLFLGTTGNPVQNEETGLTEFRLTGPLQYMTWYHAVGLIWISEFILACQQMTVAGAVVTYYFTRDKNKLPVTPILSSSLRLMRYHLGTVAKGSFIITLVKIPRLFLMYVHNQLKGKENACARCMLKTCICCLWCLEKCLNYLNQNAYAATAINSTSFCTSARDAFVILVENALRVAAINAVGDFVLFLGKILIVTSTAFAGVLLLNYQRDYAEWVLPLIIVCLFAFLVAHCFLSMFEIVVDVLFLCFAIDTKYNDGTPGREFYMDKALMEFVENSRKLERVAERGRSRPTEVVSVEGAEMKPMAPGTSSA, encoded by the exons ATGGAACAGAGAAGACCAACAAGCGGGTCTCAGCAAGGGAGACCCAGGAAAAAGGTGGATAACCCGTATTTGGGGACAGACTACAGCATGCAGATAAGTCCTGGATACCGTATGAGA aggacaaagagagaaTGGAAACCCTTGGAGGATCGAAGTTGCACGGATTTGCCGTGGTTCCTTTTATTTACTGTTTTCTGTGTCGGAATG GGGAGTATCTTTGGGTTCACCATTGCCACAGGGGGCGCAGCCCGCCTGGTCTTCGGATATGACAGCTACGGGAACACCTGCGGCCAGCGCAATGAGCAGATTGAAGGGGTCAGACTGAGTGGACTGGATCAGACGGACAAAAA ATACGTGTTCTTCCTGGACCCGTGTAACATTGACATAGTGCAGAGGAAGATCAAGTCCatggccctgtgtgtgtctgtgtgccctgATGAAGAGCTGAAGACGTACCAGGACCTCAAGCGGTTTGCCGTGCACAACG gGTCGGAGCTGTGCTCCTACGAGCTAGCCGGCCACAAATATCCCAGCCTTCCAGAGAGGTTTGACAAATGTCCCAAACTTCCAGTTCCACCAAG CAAATCTCTCCCGGTGTTTAACCGCTGCACGCCGGTGGACATCTCCTGCTATGCCAAGTTTGCTGAGGCTGTGGTGACGTTTGTGAGTGACAACAGCGTGCTGCACAGGCTGATCGCTGGTGTGATGGCCAGCAAGGTGATCATCGTGGGCCTCTGCCTGCTGGCACTAG TGCTCTCCATGATCCTGATGGTGATCATCCGCTACATCTCTGCTGTGCTGGTCTGGATCTTCACTGCCACGGTAGTCCTGGGGTCTCTGG CGGGCACAAGCATCCTGTGGTGGATGTACATAGACTACCGGTTAACTGTCAACAAGACCCTATCTAAAGAGACTGAAGATGCTAAGGAGGAAGCTGAGATGTCCAGGGACAATGCCCAGGTGCTGCTGGTGTATGCCATCGCTGCCACCGTATTCACA GTGATCCTTCTCCTGCTGATGCTGTTCATGAGGAAGCGTGTGGCGCTGACCATCGCCCTGTTCCACGTGGCTGGCAAGGTGTTCATCCACCTGCCGCTGCTCACCCTGCAGCCCTTCTGCACCTTCCTGGCCCTGCTCCTCTTCTGGTTCTACTGGAGTCTGGTGCTGCTCTTCCTCGGGACCACCG GGAATCCGGTCCAGAACGAGGAGACTGGTCTGACAGAGTTCCGGCTGACTGGGCCTCTGCAGTACATGACGTGGTACCACGCTGTGGGCCTCATCTGGATCAGTGAGTTCATCCTGGCCTGCCAGCAGATGACTGTAGCTGGGGCTGTGGTCACGTACTACTTCACAAG GGACAAGAACAAGCTGCCGGTGACGCCCATCCTGTCGTCATCGTTGAGGCTGATGAGGTACCACCTGGGCACTGTGGCCAAGGGCTCCTTCATTATCACCCTGGTCAAGATCCCACGCCTCTTCCTCATGTACGTCCACAACCAGCTCAAGGGCAAG gaaAATGCATGTGCTCGCTGCATGTTGAAGACCTGTATCTGCTGCCTATGGTGTTTGGAGAAGTGCCTCAACTATTTGAATCAG AATGCGTACGCGGCGACAGCCATCAACAGTACCAGTTTCTGTACGTCGGCGCGCGATGCCTTTGTGATCCTGGTGGAGAACGCTCTAAGGGTTGCGGCCATCAACGCTGTTGGAGACTTTGTCCTTTTCCTTGGCAAG ATCCTGATCGTGACGTCAACAGCGTTCGCCGGTGTACTGCTGCTTAACTACCAGCGGGACTATGCAGAGTGGGTCCTTCCCCTCATCATCGTCTGCCTCTTTGCCTTCCTGGTGGCCCACTGCTTCCTGTCCATGTTCGAGATTGTGGTGGACGTGCTCTTCCTCTGCTTCGCCATCGACACCAAATACAATGACGGCACACCGGGCAGAGAGTTCTACATGGACAAAGCCCTGATG GAGTTTGTGGAAAACAGCAGGAAGCTGGAGCGGGTGGCGGAGCGAGGGCGGAGCCGGCCCACTGAGGTGGTGTCGGTGGAGGGGGCGGAGATGAAGCCCATG GCTCCAGGAACAAGTTCAGCTTGA
- the LOC124010856 gene encoding choline transporter-like protein 1 isoform X2, whose protein sequence is MGCCGSTERTKREWKPLEDRSCTDLPWFLLFTVFCVGMGSIFGFTIATGGAARLVFGYDSYGNTCGQRNEQIEGVRLSGLDQTDKKYVFFLDPCNIDIVQRKIKSMALCVSVCPDEELKTYQDLKRFAVHNGSELCSYELAGHKYPSLPERFDKCPKLPVPPSKSLPVFNRCTPVDISCYAKFAEAVVTFVSDNSVLHRLIAGVMASKVIIVGLCLLALVLSMILMVIIRYISAVLVWIFTATVVLGSLAGTSILWWMYIDYRLTVNKTLSKETEDAKEEAEMSRDNAQVLLVYAIAATVFTVILLLLMLFMRKRVALTIALFHVAGKVFIHLPLLTLQPFCTFLALLLFWFYWSLVLLFLGTTGNPVQNEETGLTEFRLTGPLQYMTWYHAVGLIWISEFILACQQMTVAGAVVTYYFTRDKNKLPVTPILSSSLRLMRYHLGTVAKGSFIITLVKIPRLFLMYVHNQLKGKENACARCMLKTCICCLWCLEKCLNYLNQNAYAATAINSTSFCTSARDAFVILVENALRVAAINAVGDFVLFLGKILIVTSTAFAGVLLLNYQRDYAEWVLPLIIVCLFAFLVAHCFLSMFEIVVDVLFLCFAIDTKYNDGTPGREFYMDKALMEFVENSRKLERVAERGRSRPTEVVSVEGAEMKPMVSESGGGSDLGGETEAVGWGLDGGGGEWEELQEFHVYYLLAGVLVDWALGEQSTVVPLILCLTEDMVLFFFVYLPTSTLFLFATLLQKPSPAVVPQPQPKPTKPSSSHAS, encoded by the exons ATGGGATGCTGCGGTAGTACAGAG aggacaaagagagaaTGGAAACCCTTGGAGGATCGAAGTTGCACGGATTTGCCGTGGTTCCTTTTATTTACTGTTTTCTGTGTCGGAATG GGGAGTATCTTTGGGTTCACCATTGCCACAGGGGGCGCAGCCCGCCTGGTCTTCGGATATGACAGCTACGGGAACACCTGCGGCCAGCGCAATGAGCAGATTGAAGGGGTCAGACTGAGTGGACTGGATCAGACGGACAAAAA ATACGTGTTCTTCCTGGACCCGTGTAACATTGACATAGTGCAGAGGAAGATCAAGTCCatggccctgtgtgtgtctgtgtgccctgATGAAGAGCTGAAGACGTACCAGGACCTCAAGCGGTTTGCCGTGCACAACG gGTCGGAGCTGTGCTCCTACGAGCTAGCCGGCCACAAATATCCCAGCCTTCCAGAGAGGTTTGACAAATGTCCCAAACTTCCAGTTCCACCAAG CAAATCTCTCCCGGTGTTTAACCGCTGCACGCCGGTGGACATCTCCTGCTATGCCAAGTTTGCTGAGGCTGTGGTGACGTTTGTGAGTGACAACAGCGTGCTGCACAGGCTGATCGCTGGTGTGATGGCCAGCAAGGTGATCATCGTGGGCCTCTGCCTGCTGGCACTAG TGCTCTCCATGATCCTGATGGTGATCATCCGCTACATCTCTGCTGTGCTGGTCTGGATCTTCACTGCCACGGTAGTCCTGGGGTCTCTGG CGGGCACAAGCATCCTGTGGTGGATGTACATAGACTACCGGTTAACTGTCAACAAGACCCTATCTAAAGAGACTGAAGATGCTAAGGAGGAAGCTGAGATGTCCAGGGACAATGCCCAGGTGCTGCTGGTGTATGCCATCGCTGCCACCGTATTCACA GTGATCCTTCTCCTGCTGATGCTGTTCATGAGGAAGCGTGTGGCGCTGACCATCGCCCTGTTCCACGTGGCTGGCAAGGTGTTCATCCACCTGCCGCTGCTCACCCTGCAGCCCTTCTGCACCTTCCTGGCCCTGCTCCTCTTCTGGTTCTACTGGAGTCTGGTGCTGCTCTTCCTCGGGACCACCG GGAATCCGGTCCAGAACGAGGAGACTGGTCTGACAGAGTTCCGGCTGACTGGGCCTCTGCAGTACATGACGTGGTACCACGCTGTGGGCCTCATCTGGATCAGTGAGTTCATCCTGGCCTGCCAGCAGATGACTGTAGCTGGGGCTGTGGTCACGTACTACTTCACAAG GGACAAGAACAAGCTGCCGGTGACGCCCATCCTGTCGTCATCGTTGAGGCTGATGAGGTACCACCTGGGCACTGTGGCCAAGGGCTCCTTCATTATCACCCTGGTCAAGATCCCACGCCTCTTCCTCATGTACGTCCACAACCAGCTCAAGGGCAAG gaaAATGCATGTGCTCGCTGCATGTTGAAGACCTGTATCTGCTGCCTATGGTGTTTGGAGAAGTGCCTCAACTATTTGAATCAG AATGCGTACGCGGCGACAGCCATCAACAGTACCAGTTTCTGTACGTCGGCGCGCGATGCCTTTGTGATCCTGGTGGAGAACGCTCTAAGGGTTGCGGCCATCAACGCTGTTGGAGACTTTGTCCTTTTCCTTGGCAAG ATCCTGATCGTGACGTCAACAGCGTTCGCCGGTGTACTGCTGCTTAACTACCAGCGGGACTATGCAGAGTGGGTCCTTCCCCTCATCATCGTCTGCCTCTTTGCCTTCCTGGTGGCCCACTGCTTCCTGTCCATGTTCGAGATTGTGGTGGACGTGCTCTTCCTCTGCTTCGCCATCGACACCAAATACAATGACGGCACACCGGGCAGAGAGTTCTACATGGACAAAGCCCTGATG GAGTTTGTGGAAAACAGCAGGAAGCTGGAGCGGGTGGCGGAGCGAGGGCGGAGCCGGCCCACTGAGGTGGTGTCGGTGGAGGGGGCGGAGATGAAGCCCATGGTGAGTGAGAGCGGAGGGGGCAGCGACTTGGGCGGAGAAACTGAGGCGGTGGGCTGGGGCTTGGATGGAGGcgggggagagtgggaggagcTGCAGGAGTTCCATGTGTATTACCTCCTAGCAGGGGTGCTGGTGGACTGGGCCCTGGGGGAGCAAAGTACCGTGGTCCCCTTGATCCTCTGCCTGACTGAGGACATGGTCCTCTTCTTCTTCGTCTACCTGCCCACCTCCACACTCTTCCTCTTCGCCACGCTGCTCCAGAAACCCTCCCCCGCTGTCGTGCCTCAGCCACAACCGAAGCCAACTAAACCGTCTTCTTCTCATGCTAGCTAA